The proteins below are encoded in one region of Manis javanica isolate MJ-LG chromosome 8, MJ_LKY, whole genome shotgun sequence:
- the BTBD7 gene encoding BTB/POZ domain-containing protein 7 isoform X3: MGANASNYPHSCSPRVGGNSQAQQTFIGTSSYSQQGYGCESKLYSLDHGHEKPQDKKKRTSGLATLKKKFIKRRKSNRSADHAKQMRELLSGWDVRDVNALVEEYEGTSALKELSLQASLARPEARTLQKDMADLYEYKYCTDVDLIFQETCFPVHRAILAARCPFFKTLLSSSPEYGAEIIMDINTAGIDMPMFSALLHYLYTGEFGMEDSRFQNVDILVQLSEEFGTPNSLDVDMRGLFDYMCYYDVVLSFSSDSELVEAFGGNQNCLDEELKAHKAIISARSPFFRNLLQRRIRTGEEITDRTLRTPTRIILDESIIPKKYAKVILHCMYTDMVDLSVLHCSPSVGSLSEVQALVAGKPNMTRAEEAMELYHIALFLEFNMLAQDSKNK; this comes from the exons ATGGGTGCTAATGCATCTAACTATCCTCATTCATGCTCCCCAAGGGTAGGGGGAAATTCTCAAGCCCAGCAGACTTTCATAG GGACATCATCCTACTCTCAGCAAGGCTATGGTTGTGAATCAAAATTATATAGCCTTGATCACGGCCATGAGAAACcacaagacaaaaaaaagagaacctcTGGCCTTGCCACCCTCAAAAAGAAGTTTATTAAGCGTCGGAAATCTAATAGGTCTGCTGATCATGCCAAGCAGATGCGAGAACTCCTCTCTGGGTGGGATGTTAGAGATGTTAATGCATTAGTGGAGGAATATGAGGGAACTTCAGCCTTAAAGGAACTTTCTCTGCAAGCCAGTTTGGCTAGACCAGAAGCCCGGACACTGCAGAAAGATATGGCCGATCTTTATGAGTACAAATATTGTACCGATGTAGACTTAATATTTCAAGAAACTTGTTTTCCTGTTCATCGTGCCATTTTGGCAGCAAggtgtccattttttaaaacactgctttCTTCCTCACCCGAGTATGGGGCAGAGATAATAATGGACATCAATACAGCTGGTATAGATATGCCCATGTTTTCTGCTTTGTTACACTACCTTTATACAGGAGAGTTTGGAATGGAGGACTCAAGGTTTCAAAATGTTGATATCCTCGTTCAGCTTAGTGAAGAATTTGGAACACCAAATTCCCTTGATGTAGATATGCGTGGACTTTTTGATTACATGTGTTATTATGATGTCGTCCTTAGTTTTTCTTCAGATTCTGAACTGGTTGAAGCTTTTGGTGGAAATCAGAACTGTTTAGATGAAGAGCTCAAAGCTCACAAGGCTATCATTTCAGCACGGTCCCCATTTTTTCGAAATTTATTGCAGAGGAGGATACGGACTGGTGAAGAAATCACAGACCGAACTTTGAGGACTCCCACAAGAATTATATTAGATGAGTCcattataccaaaaaaatatgCGAAAGTTATATTACACTGTATGTATACGGACATGGTGGACCTCTCCGTTTTGCACTGTAGCCCCTCTGTTGGGAGTCTCAGTGAAGTTCAGGCTCTCGTCGCAGGGAAGCCAAACATGACCAGGGCAGAAGAAGCCATGGAACTTTACCACATAGCACTATTCTTGGAATTTAACATGCTTGCACAAG attccaaaaataagtga